A part of Candidatus Electrothrix aestuarii genomic DNA contains:
- a CDS encoding 3-oxoacyl-[acyl-carrier-protein] synthase III C-terminal domain-containing protein, protein MIKRFEVLGTGASLPALRVSSRQLDQEKGLAPGAVEERTGVSSRYYAVDESASDLAFAAIQQALNNASLSLKDIDCLIAASGTMEQAIPCNAAKILARLQQNMPLNPSIVGFDINMTCLSALMAIDVAASLLAAGQYQRILIVSSEIASVGLDWQHIEIGGLFGDGAAALVVAQSTEETCGIHEALFRTYSEGVDLCQIQGGGSLYHPSKIKRDYSPYGMFQMQGKELYRLTRKVIKAFCKELLHNKTASTEAIDWVILHQASGLALKHFDKLLQLDPNKTIHLLQDHGNQVAVSLPFGLHTLLTTKPVKLGDRVLLLGTSAGLSIGGLVLQL, encoded by the coding sequence TTGATAAAGAGATTTGAAGTACTTGGCACCGGAGCCTCCTTACCTGCTTTACGCGTCTCTTCCCGCCAACTGGATCAGGAAAAGGGTCTTGCCCCAGGTGCTGTCGAAGAGAGAACCGGTGTCTCCTCCCGTTATTACGCGGTCGATGAATCAGCCTCTGACTTGGCCTTTGCAGCAATTCAGCAGGCCCTGAATAATGCCTCGCTCTCCCTCAAGGATATCGACTGCCTGATTGCGGCCTCCGGCACTATGGAACAGGCAATCCCCTGTAACGCCGCTAAGATTCTTGCCCGCCTTCAGCAAAATATGCCTCTCAACCCCTCCATTGTTGGCTTTGACATCAACATGACCTGTCTCAGTGCCTTAATGGCAATTGATGTGGCAGCTTCCCTGCTCGCAGCTGGGCAGTACCAACGCATCCTTATCGTTTCCAGCGAGATCGCATCCGTGGGATTGGATTGGCAGCATATTGAAATAGGCGGGCTATTCGGTGATGGGGCAGCAGCACTGGTTGTTGCACAATCGACTGAGGAAACATGCGGTATTCACGAGGCACTCTTCAGGACATATTCGGAAGGTGTGGACTTATGCCAAATACAGGGCGGTGGCAGCCTCTATCATCCCTCCAAAATCAAGAGAGATTACAGCCCATACGGCATGTTTCAGATGCAGGGGAAAGAACTCTACCGCCTCACCAGAAAGGTGATTAAAGCGTTCTGCAAGGAGCTGCTGCACAACAAGACCGCATCAACGGAAGCCATTGATTGGGTTATCCTCCATCAAGCAAGCGGCTTAGCCTTAAAGCATTTTGATAAACTGTTACAGCTTGATCCCAACAAGACCATTCATTTACTGCAAGATCACGGCAATCAAGTCGCTGTGTCGCTCCCTTTTGGTCTGCACACCCTCCTGACCACCAAACCGGTCAAGCTGGGGGATCGGGTCTTACTGCTGGGAACCTCAGCCGGGTTAAGTATTGGGGGGCTGGTCTTGCAATTATGA
- a CDS encoding MBL fold metallo-hydrolase: MRLELLKVGHCSHPEAVVVRGGTWRARSFPAIVGILHHPQQGYILFDTGYARRFHEATHAFPERLYRWLTPMHLPQTEELPYLLAQRGLTTEDIQYIFISHFHADHIAGLLDFPKARFICSESALYAATHQQRVHGLIKGNLPALLPPDLLQRTTFIEECPTTASGLAQHAFAKGYDIFADGSCLAIALPGHAQGQFGLLCSQDDSRYFLVADACWTRASFKDGSKPLAVANIIMSSTAQYHRTIEALAQLHAMQPDLFIIPSHCQETYDEFSHAQKI; the protein is encoded by the coding sequence ATGAGACTGGAACTCCTCAAAGTGGGCCATTGCTCTCATCCTGAGGCCGTGGTTGTTCGTGGCGGAACTTGGCGTGCCCGCTCCTTCCCTGCAATCGTCGGGATCCTGCACCATCCGCAACAGGGCTACATCCTTTTTGATACAGGGTATGCAAGGCGTTTTCATGAGGCAACCCATGCCTTTCCCGAACGCCTCTATCGCTGGCTGACCCCTATGCATCTCCCGCAAACAGAGGAACTCCCGTACCTGCTGGCCCAGCGAGGTCTTACCACAGAAGATATTCAATATATCTTCATATCGCATTTCCATGCAGATCATATTGCAGGCCTCCTTGATTTCCCCAAGGCCCGGTTCATCTGCTCAGAGTCGGCCCTGTATGCAGCAACTCACCAGCAGCGCGTTCATGGACTGATCAAAGGGAACCTCCCGGCTCTTCTCCCGCCAGATCTCTTGCAGCGAACCACCTTTATCGAGGAATGCCCGACAACAGCCTCCGGGTTAGCGCAGCATGCCTTTGCCAAGGGCTATGATATCTTTGCTGATGGTTCCTGTCTTGCCATTGCCTTACCGGGCCATGCACAGGGACAGTTTGGCTTACTCTGCTCCCAGGATGATTCGCGATATTTCCTGGTGGCTGATGCCTGCTGGACCAGGGCATCGTTCAAAGATGGCAGCAAACCCCTTGCCGTGGCCAATATCATCATGAGCAGCACGGCGCAGTATCACAGGACCATAGAGGCCCTGGCCCAACTGCACGCCATGCAGCCCGACCTTTTCATCATTCCGTCCCATTGTCAGGAGACCTATGACGAGTTTTCCCATGCCCAAAAAATATAA